Proteins from a single region of Helicoverpa armigera isolate CAAS_96S chromosome 21, ASM3070526v1, whole genome shotgun sequence:
- the LOC110373612 gene encoding protein polybromo-1 isoform X4, producing MSKRRRASSGASRGADLDDSDDGIELSNPGPPPSTRKRKKLDPGEICQQLYDTIRSYKKEDGTLLCDSFIRAPKRRQEPQYYEVVSQPIDLLRVQQKLKTDTYEDIEELSADIELLVNNAKAFYKPDTVEYRDAIDLWKLYLQTKQALENGEDIKMPKLSRNGSSSRRSDVAEDLSETSTNNEEDNVFEELFNAVMTANTDGRPLFPAFQFLPSKRRYPEYYNVIDSPIDLKTIAQKIQGGEYTNVSELERDLLLMVRNACHFNEPGSQIYKDAKALKKFILQVIQMRKQEIDQHGRSGPAKTSERIRSKRTSRVGPVPNSKALAIMEPPGSDTEPDVKHSEDSGDSDEEKNENEDSPQWKLLETIKNHLGPNGPMSEPFWKLPSRRAYPDYYKEIKNPVSLNQIKNKIRRGSYGTLSEVAGDMNIMFENAKQYNVPSSRLYKDAVKLQRIMQQRVQELLDIVQSSSSDDESLSSVKNQAQVQTARPRGRPRLNPPVSTTPTPSSTPIKSNLPLKKKLHYISKQLVEFTCSDGRQPMLLFMEKPSKKLYPEYYNVIDKPIDMITIEANIKNDRYNSIDEMVSDFRLMFSNCRQFNEEGSMIYEDANLLERVMNEKLKEVNNSSSFERKTPLKTFKAAPKARQLSPFEQKLRTLYDAIRDYRDPKANRQLALIFMKLPSKTEYPDYYELIKNPIDMEKIAHKLKNNVYSSVNELASDFILMFDNACKYNEPDSQIYKDALILHRVCLQTKQMLRASGRVNVREDDDAVPDVPAAVQELLLNLFTSVYNHQDEEGRCYSDSMAELPEHDEAANGEKVRAISLDLVKRRLDKGLYKRLDHFQQDMFAVFERARRLSRTDSQIFEDSVELQSYYIDQRDQLCRGTLQSPALTFTRDTMATSVELVKQCKLLQENEEEDETRSSTDDSLPSGGAPLQTAYNKGDFVYVQPDKGHKEPHIVQVERVWTNNEGVPCMYCTAYYRPQETYHVRTRKFLQQEVFKTESRRVVPLDQVVGHCYVMNVKEYFKFRPEGFADKDVYVCESRYNTKMRWFKKIKVWDGVEKEATLIPREVPLEPNRTVSVFRERVEKHKDELAELEVLENVHEKERPDVIMYNPLGTDDENTYYEQYNTVCSGVIKTGDYVYVVTDGGKQMIAQVDTIWETGDNKCYFRGPFLIFPSEVANIINKPFYKQEVLLTTMHDTSPLVGIVGKCAVLDYDDYLKCRPTEIAENDIYVCESVYDESNRVARKLKAGLRKFEHTKDVTIDEIYFFPKPLGPPALATAQEVQSTSSAFTQKQFNPHSNSMDSMDSKPQFTNLINTTIGSQDVEMILENSLDDSSLASPATPLSIGGNSNPYNPTMTATPTQERTSATPASSKKKKDANKQKIVTGYILYSSEVRRAIVANNPESSFASKDKAMKSGEISRIVGNEWRSLPASTKQSWEERAARCNEETAAKLAEEMRELAQHTPMENTYECAWDTCDYQFEDLADCMEHCIGDGGNMIGTYIETKKPKLEPGHVQQHYRGTLNEYPCVWRNCARVRKGQAPFPNLPRLLRHVRDLHVNKGNGRLMAVHERSRNFVPSTKKPPKPLTTNVRSGVMSPGASLSGMSPLARNTPSPGSGEASLSAAPPALSSRPPLDPLFVAAPPRAQRLTHSEAYIRYIEGLHSEQKYITPWEKSLTPMPINPDPAQFNMHKVPAHWMTEEAINGYLAQDKSLSETDIQKMDQNSKILKGLCSLRDFMMKDALYLSKVVYGHNV from the exons ATGAGCAAAAGACGCCGTGCTTCGTCCGGGGCTTCGCGTGGTGCCGATTTGGATGATAGTGACGATGGCATCGAGTTGAGCAACCCTGGGCCTCCTCCATCTACACGGAAAAGGAAGAAGTTGGACCCT GGTGAGATCTGCCAGCAGCTATATGACACAATCAGGTCATACAAGAAGGAGGATGGCACATTGCTCTGCGACTCCTTCATCAGGGCTCCGAAGAGACGCCAGGAGCCACAGTACTACGAAGTTGTTTCACAACCCATTGATTTGTTGAGA gtgcaacaaaaactaaaaactgaCACATATGAGGACATTGAAGAGTTGTCAGCAGATATAGAGCTGCTGGTGAACAATGCTAAGGCGTTCTACAAGCCAGATACTGTAGAATACAGAGATGCTATTGACTTGTGGAAACTCTACTTGCAGACTAAACAGGCGCTTGAAAATG GTGAAGATATCAAGATGCCGAAACTGTCCCGCAATGGCTCATCGAGTAGACGTTCTGATGTTGCAGAGGACTTGTCAGAAACATCTACTAATAATGAAGAGGATAATGTATTTGAAGAATTGTTCAATgct GTAATGACAGCCAACACTGATGGCCGACCTCTTTTCCCGGCCTTCCAATTCTTACCATCAAAGCGCCGTTACCCAGAGTACTACAATGTTATAGATTCTCCTATAGACTTGAAGACCATAGCCCAGAAGATACAGGGTGGGGAGTACACCAATGTTTCAGAATTGGAACGGGATCTTTTGTTAATGGTTCGGAACGCCTGCCATTTTAATGAGCCGGGCAGCCAGATTTATAAGGATGCTAAGGCCTTGAAGAAG TTTATACTGCAGGTCATACAAATGCGCAAGCAAGAGATCGACCAACACGGCCGAAGCGGACCGGCAAAGACTTCCGAACGTATCCGAAGTAAACGGACCTCGAGGGTTGGACCTGTGCCCAATAGTAAGGCCCTGGCTATCATGGAACCACCGGGGTCGGATACTGAACCGGATGTTAAg CATTCTGAAGACAGTGGTGACAGTGACGAAGAGAAGAATGAGAACGAGGATTCACCGCAATGGAAACTTCTAGAAACCATCAAGAATCATTTAGGACCAAACG GTCCTATGTCAGAACCTTTTTGGAAGCTGCCTTCTCGCAGGGCTTACCCTGATTACTACAAGGAGATCAAAAACCCGGTGTCTTTGAatcagattaaaaataaaataagaaggGGCAGCTATGGTACATTGTCAGAAGTAGCGGGAGACATGAACATTATGTTCGAAAACGCTAAACAATACAATGTACCATCTTCTAGATTGTACAAGGATGCTGTGAAATTACAGAG gaTAATGCAACAACGTGTCCAAGAGTTACTGGACATTGTACAGAGTTCGTCGAGTGATGACGAGAGTCTCTCTTCCGTGAAGAACCAAGCTCAAGTTCAAACAGCTAGGCCTAGGG GCAGGCCCCGTCTAAATCCCCCTGTATCTACGACTCCAACCCCATCCAGCACCCCTATAAAATCCAACTTACCACTCAAGAAGAAGCTGCACTACATATCTAAACAACTGGTGGAGTTCACCTGTTCTGACGGCAGACAGCCCATGTTGTTGTTCATGGAGAAACCCAGCAAGAAATTGTATCCGGAGTACTATAATGTGATAGATAAGCCTATCGATATGATCACTATTGAGGCTAATATTAAG AATGATCGCTACAACTCCATAGACGAGATGGTATCCGACTTCCGTCTAATGTTCTCAAATTGCCGCCAATTCAACGAAGAAGGTTCTATGATCTACGAAGACGCCAACCTTCTTGAACGCGTCATGAACGAGAAACTCAAGGAGGTTAATAACAGCAGCAGTTTTGAGAGGAAAACTCCTTTGAAGACTTTCAAAGCGGCCCCTAAGGCCAGGCAGTTATCGCCTTTTGAACAGAAGCTAAGGACCTTGTATGATGCGATTAGAGATTATAGGGATCCTAAAG ccaaccgcCAACTAGCCCTAATCTTCATGAAGCTACCCAGCAAAACCGAGTACCCAGACTATTACGAGCTCATCAAAAACCCTATAGACATGGAGAAAATCGCCCATAAACTCAAGAACAATGTCTACAGCTCGGTCAATGAACTCGCTTCGGACTTTATATTAATGTTCGATAATGCTTGCAAGTATAATGAACCGGATTCACAGATATATAAGGATGCATTGATTCTGCATAGAGTCTGTTTGCAGACTAAACAGATGTTGAG AGCTTCAGGCCGTGTCAACGTCAG ggAAGATGATGATGCAGTGCCAGATGTACCAGCGGCAGTTCAAGAGCTGCTCCTCAATCTGTTCACCAGCGTCTACAACCATCAGGATGAGGAGGGCAG ATGCTACTCAGACAGCATGGCGGAGTTACCGGAGCACGACGAGGCGGCTAACGGCGAGAAAGTGCGAGCCATCTCACTGGACTTGGTCAAGCGACGCCTGGATAAGGGCTTGTATAAGCGGCTGGACCACTTCCAGCAGGATATGTTCGCTGTTTTTGAAAG AGCCCGTCGCCTCTCCCGTACCGACAGCCAGATCTTCGAAGACTCCGTGGAACTCCAGTCCTACTACATCGACCAAAGAGACCAGCTCTGCCGCGGCACCCTGCAGTCTCCCGCGCTGACCTTCACGCGGGACACCATGGCCACCAGTGTGGAGCTGGTCAAGCAGTGCAAGCTGCTGCAGGAGAACGAGGAAGAGGATGAGACCAG ATCGAGCACAGACGACTCCCTCCCATCGGGCGGGGCTCCGCTTCAGACGGCGTACAACAAAGGCGACTTTGTGTACGTGCAGCCCGACAAGGGACATAAGGAGCCGCACATTGTACAAGTCGAGAGAGTCTGGACCAATAATGAAGGAGTTCCTTGCATGTATTGTACGGCTTATTATAG GCCACAAGAAACCTACCACGTGCGTACCCGCAAGTTCCTACAACAAGAGGTGTTTAAGACTGAGTCCCGTCGCGTGGTACCGCTCGACCAAGTTGTCGGACATTGCTACGTCATGAACGTTAAGGAGTACTTCAAGTTTAGGCCTGAAG GTTTCGCCGACAAGGACGTTTATGTGTGCGAGAGCCGCTACAACACTAAGATGCGCTGGTTCAAGAAGATCAAGGTGTGGGACGGCGTGGAGAAGGAAGCCACTCTTATACCGAGAGAG GTACCATTGGAGCCTAACAGAACCGTGTCAGTGTTCCGTGAACGTGTCGAGAAGCATAAGGACGAGTTAGCAGAACTCGAAGTGTTGGAAAATGTTCACGAGAAGGAAAGACCG GACGTGATAATGTACAATCCTCTGGGCACAGACGACGAGAACACGTACTACGAACAATACAACACAGTGTGCTCAGGCGTCATAAAGACTGGCGACTACGTGTACGTGGTGACCGACGGCGGCAAGCAGATGATCGCTCAAGTCGACACCATCTGGGAGACTGGCGA caaCAAATGCTACTTCCGCGGTCCGTTCCTGATCTTCCCCTCGGAGGTGGCGAACATAATAAACAAG CCATTCTACAAGCAAGAGGTGCTTCTAACGACGATGCATGATACCAGTCCGTTAGTGGGGATTGTCGGCAAGTGTGCCGTCTTGGATTATGATGATTATCTTAAAT GTCGTCCTACAGAAATAGCAGAGAACGACATCTATGTATGCGAATCAGTGTACGACGAGTCTAACCGCGTCGCTCGGAAACTGAAGGCGGGACTGCGCAAGTTTGAACATACCAAGGACGTTACTATTGATGAG ATCTACTTCTTCCCGAAGCCTCTAGGCCCCCCAGCGCTGGCGACGGCTCAGGAGGTGCAGTCCACGTCCAGCGCCTTCACGCAGAAGCAGTTCAACCCTCACAGCAACTCCATGGACTCCATG GACAGCAAGCCCCAGTTCACGAACCTGATAAACACCACTATAGGCAGTCAGGACGTCGAGATGATTCTAGAGAATTCTCTCGACGACTCGTCGCTTGCATCACCTGCAACACCGCTGTCTAttg GAGGCAACAGCAACCCGTACAACCCCACAATGACCGCCACCCCCACACAAGAGCGAACCAGCGCCACCCCCGCTAGCAGCAAGAAGAAGAAGGACGCCAACAAACAGAAGATTGTCACCGGATACATACTATACTCCAGTGAGGTTAGAAGAGCTATCGTGGCCAATAACCCCGAGTCTTCTTTCG CTAGCAAGGATAAAGCTATGAAATCGG GCGAGATATCGCGCATCGTCGGCAACGAGTGGCGATCGCTGCCCGCCTCCACTAAGCAGAGCTGGGAGGAACGAGCCGCCAGGTGCAATGAGGAGACGGCTGCTAAACTCGCTGAGGAGATGCGGGAGTTGGCGCAACAT ACGCCAATGGAGAACACGTATGAATGTGCGTGGGATACCTGCGACTACCAGTTCGAAGACCTGGCGGATTGCATGGAGCACTGCATTGGTGATGGAGGCAACA TGATCGGTACATATATCGAGACCAAGAAACCCAAGCTAGAAC CGGGTCACGTACAACAGCACTACCGGGGCACTCTCAACGAGTACCCCTGCGTGTGGAGGAACTGCGCGAGAGTGAGGAAAGGACAGGCACCGTTCCCGAACCTGCCGCGCTTGTTGAGACATGTCAGGGACTTGCATGTCAATAAGGGCAATGGGAGGCTCATGGCTGTTCATGAGAGGTCTAG AAACTTCGTACCGTCAACAAAGAAGCCGCCTAAACCGTTGACTACTAACGTACGCAGTGGAGTTATGTCGCCAGGAG CGTCTCTCTCCGGCATGTCCCCCCTGGCCCGCAACACGCCGTCTCCGGGCTCCGGCGAGGCGTCGCTGtcggccgcgccgcccgcgctgaGCTCGCGGCCGCCGCTCGACCCGCTGTTCGTGGCAGCACCGCCTCGGGCACAGAGGCTGACGCACTCCGAGGCTTACATcag ATACATCGAGGGTCTCCACTCTGAACAGAAATACATAACTCCTTGGGAGAAATCTCTTACACCTATGCCAATCAACCCAGACCCAGCTCAGTTCAACATGCACAAAGTTCCAGCCCACTGGATGACTGAAGAAGCTATCAACGGCTATCTGGCCCAAGACAAGAGCCTCTCAGAAACTGACATACAGAAAATGGACCAGAACTCCAAAATTCTTAAAGGACTTTGCTCTTTAAGAGATTTCATGATGAAAGATGCTCTGTATCTTTCTAAGGTGGTGTATGGGCATAATGTTTGA
- the LOC110373612 gene encoding protein polybromo-1 isoform X2, which produces MSKRRRASSGASRGADLDDSDDGIELSNPGPPPSTRKRKKLDPGEICQQLYDTIRSYKKEDGTLLCDSFIRAPKRRQEPQYYEVVSQPIDLLRVQQKLKTDTYEDIEELSADIELLVNNAKAFYKPDTVEYRDAIDLWKLYLQTKQALENGEDIKMPKLSRNGSSSRRSDVAEDLSETSTNNEEDNVFEELFNAVMTANTDGRPLFPAFQFLPSKRRYPEYYNVIDSPIDLKTIAQKIQGGEYTNVSELERDLLLMVRNACHFNEPGSQIYKDAKALKKVIQMRKQEIDQHGRSGPAKTSERIRSKRTSRVGPVPNSKALAIMEPPGSDTEPDVKHSEDSGDSDEEKNENEDSPQWKLLETIKNHLGPNGPMSEPFWKLPSRRAYPDYYKEIKNPVSLNQIKNKIRRGSYGTLSEVAGDMNIMFENAKQYNVPSSRLYKDAVKLQRIMQQRVQELLDIVQSSSSDDESLSSVKNQAQVQTARPRGRPRLNPPVSTTPTPSSTPIKSNLPLKKKLHYISKQLVEFTCSDGRQPMLLFMEKPSKKLYPEYYNVIDKPIDMITIEANIKNDRYNSIDEMVSDFRLMFSNCRQFNEEGSMIYEDANLLERVMNEKLKEVNNSSSFERKTPLKTFKAAPKARQLSPFEQKLRTLYDAIRDYRDPKANRQLALIFMKLPSKTEYPDYYELIKNPIDMEKIAHKLKNNVYSSVNELASDFILMFDNACKYNEPDSQIYKDALILHRVCLQTKQMLRASGRVNVREDDDAVPDVPAAVQELLLNLFTSVYNHQDEEGRCYSDSMAELPEHDEAANGEKVRAISLDLVKRRLDKGLYKRLDHFQQDMFAVFERARRLSRTDSQIFEDSVELQSYYIDQRDQLCRGTLQSPALTFTRDTMATSVELVKQCKLLQENEEEDETRSSTDDSLPSGGAPLQTAYNKGDFVYVQPDKGHKEPHIVQVERVWTNNEGVPCMYCTAYYRPQETYHVRTRKFLQQEVFKTESRRVVPLDQVVGHCYVMNVKEYFKFRPEGFADKDVYVCESRYNTKMRWFKKIKVWDGVEKEATLIPREVPLEPNRTVSVFRERVEKHKDELAELEVLENVHEKERPDVIMYNPLGTDDENTYYEQYNTVCSGVIKTGDYVYVVTDGGKQMIAQVDTIWETGDNKCYFRGPFLIFPSEVANIINKSMFDFQPFYKQEVLLTTMHDTSPLVGIVGKCAVLDYDDYLKCRPTEIAENDIYVCESVYDESNRVARKLKAGLRKFEHTKDVTIDEIYFFPKPLGPPALATAQEVQSTSSAFTQKQFNPHSNSMDSMDSKPQFTNLINTTIGSQDVEMILENSLDDSSLASPATPLSIGGNSNPYNPTMTATPTQERTSATPASSKKKKDANKQKIVTGYILYSSEVRRAIVANNPESSFASKDKAMKSGEISRIVGNEWRSLPASTKQSWEERAARCNEETAAKLAEEMRELAQHTPMENTYECAWDTCDYQFEDLADCMEHCIGDGGNMIGTYIETKKPKLEPGHVQQHYRGTLNEYPCVWRNCARVRKGQAPFPNLPRLLRHVRDLHVNKGNGRLMAVHERSRNFVPSTKKPPKPLTTNVRSGVMSPGASLSGMSPLARNTPSPGSGEASLSAAPPALSSRPPLDPLFVAAPPRAQRLTHSEAYIRYIEGLHSEQKYITPWEKSLTPMPINPDPAQFNMHKVPAHWMTEEAINGYLAQDKSLSETDIQKMDQNSKILKGLCSLRDFMMKDALYLSKVVYGHNV; this is translated from the exons ATGAGCAAAAGACGCCGTGCTTCGTCCGGGGCTTCGCGTGGTGCCGATTTGGATGATAGTGACGATGGCATCGAGTTGAGCAACCCTGGGCCTCCTCCATCTACACGGAAAAGGAAGAAGTTGGACCCT GGTGAGATCTGCCAGCAGCTATATGACACAATCAGGTCATACAAGAAGGAGGATGGCACATTGCTCTGCGACTCCTTCATCAGGGCTCCGAAGAGACGCCAGGAGCCACAGTACTACGAAGTTGTTTCACAACCCATTGATTTGTTGAGA gtgcaacaaaaactaaaaactgaCACATATGAGGACATTGAAGAGTTGTCAGCAGATATAGAGCTGCTGGTGAACAATGCTAAGGCGTTCTACAAGCCAGATACTGTAGAATACAGAGATGCTATTGACTTGTGGAAACTCTACTTGCAGACTAAACAGGCGCTTGAAAATG GTGAAGATATCAAGATGCCGAAACTGTCCCGCAATGGCTCATCGAGTAGACGTTCTGATGTTGCAGAGGACTTGTCAGAAACATCTACTAATAATGAAGAGGATAATGTATTTGAAGAATTGTTCAATgct GTAATGACAGCCAACACTGATGGCCGACCTCTTTTCCCGGCCTTCCAATTCTTACCATCAAAGCGCCGTTACCCAGAGTACTACAATGTTATAGATTCTCCTATAGACTTGAAGACCATAGCCCAGAAGATACAGGGTGGGGAGTACACCAATGTTTCAGAATTGGAACGGGATCTTTTGTTAATGGTTCGGAACGCCTGCCATTTTAATGAGCCGGGCAGCCAGATTTATAAGGATGCTAAGGCCTTGAAGAAG GTCATACAAATGCGCAAGCAAGAGATCGACCAACACGGCCGAAGCGGACCGGCAAAGACTTCCGAACGTATCCGAAGTAAACGGACCTCGAGGGTTGGACCTGTGCCCAATAGTAAGGCCCTGGCTATCATGGAACCACCGGGGTCGGATACTGAACCGGATGTTAAg CATTCTGAAGACAGTGGTGACAGTGACGAAGAGAAGAATGAGAACGAGGATTCACCGCAATGGAAACTTCTAGAAACCATCAAGAATCATTTAGGACCAAACG GTCCTATGTCAGAACCTTTTTGGAAGCTGCCTTCTCGCAGGGCTTACCCTGATTACTACAAGGAGATCAAAAACCCGGTGTCTTTGAatcagattaaaaataaaataagaaggGGCAGCTATGGTACATTGTCAGAAGTAGCGGGAGACATGAACATTATGTTCGAAAACGCTAAACAATACAATGTACCATCTTCTAGATTGTACAAGGATGCTGTGAAATTACAGAG gaTAATGCAACAACGTGTCCAAGAGTTACTGGACATTGTACAGAGTTCGTCGAGTGATGACGAGAGTCTCTCTTCCGTGAAGAACCAAGCTCAAGTTCAAACAGCTAGGCCTAGGG GCAGGCCCCGTCTAAATCCCCCTGTATCTACGACTCCAACCCCATCCAGCACCCCTATAAAATCCAACTTACCACTCAAGAAGAAGCTGCACTACATATCTAAACAACTGGTGGAGTTCACCTGTTCTGACGGCAGACAGCCCATGTTGTTGTTCATGGAGAAACCCAGCAAGAAATTGTATCCGGAGTACTATAATGTGATAGATAAGCCTATCGATATGATCACTATTGAGGCTAATATTAAG AATGATCGCTACAACTCCATAGACGAGATGGTATCCGACTTCCGTCTAATGTTCTCAAATTGCCGCCAATTCAACGAAGAAGGTTCTATGATCTACGAAGACGCCAACCTTCTTGAACGCGTCATGAACGAGAAACTCAAGGAGGTTAATAACAGCAGCAGTTTTGAGAGGAAAACTCCTTTGAAGACTTTCAAAGCGGCCCCTAAGGCCAGGCAGTTATCGCCTTTTGAACAGAAGCTAAGGACCTTGTATGATGCGATTAGAGATTATAGGGATCCTAAAG ccaaccgcCAACTAGCCCTAATCTTCATGAAGCTACCCAGCAAAACCGAGTACCCAGACTATTACGAGCTCATCAAAAACCCTATAGACATGGAGAAAATCGCCCATAAACTCAAGAACAATGTCTACAGCTCGGTCAATGAACTCGCTTCGGACTTTATATTAATGTTCGATAATGCTTGCAAGTATAATGAACCGGATTCACAGATATATAAGGATGCATTGATTCTGCATAGAGTCTGTTTGCAGACTAAACAGATGTTGAG AGCTTCAGGCCGTGTCAACGTCAG ggAAGATGATGATGCAGTGCCAGATGTACCAGCGGCAGTTCAAGAGCTGCTCCTCAATCTGTTCACCAGCGTCTACAACCATCAGGATGAGGAGGGCAG ATGCTACTCAGACAGCATGGCGGAGTTACCGGAGCACGACGAGGCGGCTAACGGCGAGAAAGTGCGAGCCATCTCACTGGACTTGGTCAAGCGACGCCTGGATAAGGGCTTGTATAAGCGGCTGGACCACTTCCAGCAGGATATGTTCGCTGTTTTTGAAAG AGCCCGTCGCCTCTCCCGTACCGACAGCCAGATCTTCGAAGACTCCGTGGAACTCCAGTCCTACTACATCGACCAAAGAGACCAGCTCTGCCGCGGCACCCTGCAGTCTCCCGCGCTGACCTTCACGCGGGACACCATGGCCACCAGTGTGGAGCTGGTCAAGCAGTGCAAGCTGCTGCAGGAGAACGAGGAAGAGGATGAGACCAG ATCGAGCACAGACGACTCCCTCCCATCGGGCGGGGCTCCGCTTCAGACGGCGTACAACAAAGGCGACTTTGTGTACGTGCAGCCCGACAAGGGACATAAGGAGCCGCACATTGTACAAGTCGAGAGAGTCTGGACCAATAATGAAGGAGTTCCTTGCATGTATTGTACGGCTTATTATAG GCCACAAGAAACCTACCACGTGCGTACCCGCAAGTTCCTACAACAAGAGGTGTTTAAGACTGAGTCCCGTCGCGTGGTACCGCTCGACCAAGTTGTCGGACATTGCTACGTCATGAACGTTAAGGAGTACTTCAAGTTTAGGCCTGAAG GTTTCGCCGACAAGGACGTTTATGTGTGCGAGAGCCGCTACAACACTAAGATGCGCTGGTTCAAGAAGATCAAGGTGTGGGACGGCGTGGAGAAGGAAGCCACTCTTATACCGAGAGAG GTACCATTGGAGCCTAACAGAACCGTGTCAGTGTTCCGTGAACGTGTCGAGAAGCATAAGGACGAGTTAGCAGAACTCGAAGTGTTGGAAAATGTTCACGAGAAGGAAAGACCG GACGTGATAATGTACAATCCTCTGGGCACAGACGACGAGAACACGTACTACGAACAATACAACACAGTGTGCTCAGGCGTCATAAAGACTGGCGACTACGTGTACGTGGTGACCGACGGCGGCAAGCAGATGATCGCTCAAGTCGACACCATCTGGGAGACTGGCGA caaCAAATGCTACTTCCGCGGTCCGTTCCTGATCTTCCCCTCGGAGGTGGCGAACATAATAAACAAG AGTATGTTTGACTTCCAGCCATTCTACAAGCAAGAGGTGCTTCTAACGACGATGCATGATACCAGTCCGTTAGTGGGGATTGTCGGCAAGTGTGCCGTCTTGGATTATGATGATTATCTTAAAT GTCGTCCTACAGAAATAGCAGAGAACGACATCTATGTATGCGAATCAGTGTACGACGAGTCTAACCGCGTCGCTCGGAAACTGAAGGCGGGACTGCGCAAGTTTGAACATACCAAGGACGTTACTATTGATGAG ATCTACTTCTTCCCGAAGCCTCTAGGCCCCCCAGCGCTGGCGACGGCTCAGGAGGTGCAGTCCACGTCCAGCGCCTTCACGCAGAAGCAGTTCAACCCTCACAGCAACTCCATGGACTCCATG GACAGCAAGCCCCAGTTCACGAACCTGATAAACACCACTATAGGCAGTCAGGACGTCGAGATGATTCTAGAGAATTCTCTCGACGACTCGTCGCTTGCATCACCTGCAACACCGCTGTCTAttg GAGGCAACAGCAACCCGTACAACCCCACAATGACCGCCACCCCCACACAAGAGCGAACCAGCGCCACCCCCGCTAGCAGCAAGAAGAAGAAGGACGCCAACAAACAGAAGATTGTCACCGGATACATACTATACTCCAGTGAGGTTAGAAGAGCTATCGTGGCCAATAACCCCGAGTCTTCTTTCG CTAGCAAGGATAAAGCTATGAAATCGG GCGAGATATCGCGCATCGTCGGCAACGAGTGGCGATCGCTGCCCGCCTCCACTAAGCAGAGCTGGGAGGAACGAGCCGCCAGGTGCAATGAGGAGACGGCTGCTAAACTCGCTGAGGAGATGCGGGAGTTGGCGCAACAT ACGCCAATGGAGAACACGTATGAATGTGCGTGGGATACCTGCGACTACCAGTTCGAAGACCTGGCGGATTGCATGGAGCACTGCATTGGTGATGGAGGCAACA TGATCGGTACATATATCGAGACCAAGAAACCCAAGCTAGAAC CGGGTCACGTACAACAGCACTACCGGGGCACTCTCAACGAGTACCCCTGCGTGTGGAGGAACTGCGCGAGAGTGAGGAAAGGACAGGCACCGTTCCCGAACCTGCCGCGCTTGTTGAGACATGTCAGGGACTTGCATGTCAATAAGGGCAATGGGAGGCTCATGGCTGTTCATGAGAGGTCTAG AAACTTCGTACCGTCAACAAAGAAGCCGCCTAAACCGTTGACTACTAACGTACGCAGTGGAGTTATGTCGCCAGGAG CGTCTCTCTCCGGCATGTCCCCCCTGGCCCGCAACACGCCGTCTCCGGGCTCCGGCGAGGCGTCGCTGtcggccgcgccgcccgcgctgaGCTCGCGGCCGCCGCTCGACCCGCTGTTCGTGGCAGCACCGCCTCGGGCACAGAGGCTGACGCACTCCGAGGCTTACATcag ATACATCGAGGGTCTCCACTCTGAACAGAAATACATAACTCCTTGGGAGAAATCTCTTACACCTATGCCAATCAACCCAGACCCAGCTCAGTTCAACATGCACAAAGTTCCAGCCCACTGGATGACTGAAGAAGCTATCAACGGCTATCTGGCCCAAGACAAGAGCCTCTCAGAAACTGACATACAGAAAATGGACCAGAACTCCAAAATTCTTAAAGGACTTTGCTCTTTAAGAGATTTCATGATGAAAGATGCTCTGTATCTTTCTAAGGTGGTGTATGGGCATAATGTTTGA